The proteins below are encoded in one region of Mycobacterium pseudokansasii:
- a CDS encoding NADP-dependent oxidoreductase: MPDRNRRFLLRERPTGRIGADTFELSEAPVPEIADGEALVRVDWISLDPTNRAWINDIPSYLPPVGIGEVMRAGGLGEVIASKNPRYPVGRTVQGLVGWQEYAVVSDAMPLLPVDVAEGVSPSAYLGALGMTGLTAWIGIRDIGKPRPGETVVVSAAAGAVGSVAGQLAKADGARVVGIAGGPEKCALLTEQLGFDAAVDHRADDWPAQLAAATPHGIDVDFENVGGDIMDAIFARLNIGARIALCGLISGYNSAEPPPGPRAFGNLLVRRATLQGFIILDHLHRAPEAIAEISDLIAQGKLTPLETVVTGFEQLPTAINMLFDGKNVGKLVVKVSG; this comes from the coding sequence ATGCCCGATCGCAACCGCCGATTTCTGCTCCGTGAACGACCGACCGGACGCATCGGCGCGGATACCTTCGAACTCAGCGAAGCGCCGGTCCCCGAAATCGCCGACGGGGAGGCGCTGGTCCGCGTCGACTGGATATCGCTCGATCCGACGAACCGCGCCTGGATCAACGACATCCCCTCCTATCTGCCGCCGGTCGGTATCGGCGAGGTCATGCGTGCGGGCGGGCTCGGTGAGGTCATCGCGTCGAAAAATCCCAGATACCCGGTCGGTCGGACGGTGCAGGGTCTTGTCGGCTGGCAGGAATACGCGGTGGTCTCCGACGCCATGCCGTTGCTGCCGGTCGACGTCGCCGAGGGCGTCTCCCCCAGCGCCTACCTGGGCGCGCTCGGGATGACCGGGCTCACGGCGTGGATCGGGATCCGTGACATCGGCAAGCCGCGGCCTGGGGAGACGGTGGTGGTGTCGGCGGCGGCCGGAGCGGTCGGCTCGGTTGCCGGCCAGCTCGCCAAAGCCGATGGGGCACGCGTCGTCGGGATCGCCGGCGGCCCGGAAAAGTGTGCCCTGCTGACCGAACAGCTCGGCTTCGACGCCGCTGTCGACCACCGAGCCGACGATTGGCCGGCGCAACTGGCCGCCGCGACTCCCCACGGCATCGACGTCGACTTCGAAAACGTCGGCGGCGACATCATGGACGCGATCTTCGCGCGCCTCAACATTGGCGCCCGGATCGCGTTGTGCGGCCTGATCTCGGGATACAACTCGGCCGAGCCGCCACCGGGACCGCGCGCATTCGGCAATCTGCTCGTCCGGCGCGCGACCCTGCAGGGCTTCATCATCCTCGACCACCTGCACCGCGCGCCCGAGGCGATCGCGGAGATCTCCGACCTGATCGCCCAGGGCAAGCTCACGCCGCTGGAAACCGTCGTGACGGGCTTCGAGCAACTGCCCACGGCGATCAACATGCTGTTCGACGGCAAGAATGTCGGCAAGCTCGTGGTCAAGGTGTCCGGGTAG
- a CDS encoding M48 family metallopeptidase, with translation MSQTPATTRTTFPGISSRAWEHPADRTALSALRRLKGFDQILKLLSGMLRERQHRLLYLASAARVGPRQFADLDALLDECAHVLDAPAKPELYVVQSPIVNAYTIGMEQPFIVITSGLYDLMTHDELRFVVGHELGHALSGHAVYRTMMMHLMRLARSFGIVPVGGWALRAITAALLEWQRKSELSGDRAGLLCSQDLDNAIRVEMKLAGGSRLDKLDSEAFLAQAREYERSGDMRDGLLKLLNLELQTHPFSVLRAAALNKWVDTGGYGKVMSGDYPRRADDDKSSLTDDLGQAARHYRDGFDQSDDPLIKGIRDGLGGFVDGVGRAATSAADSLGRKISEWRQPK, from the coding sequence ATGTCTCAGACACCCGCCACCACCCGCACCACCTTCCCCGGCATCAGCTCGCGCGCCTGGGAGCATCCCGCCGACCGGACCGCGTTATCGGCGCTGCGCCGCCTCAAGGGCTTCGACCAGATCCTGAAACTCCTCTCCGGAATGCTGCGCGAGCGTCAACACCGGCTGCTCTACCTGGCCAGCGCCGCCCGCGTCGGGCCGCGTCAATTCGCTGACCTCGACGCCCTGCTGGACGAATGCGCCCACGTTCTGGACGCGCCGGCCAAGCCCGAGCTGTACGTCGTGCAATCGCCGATCGTGAACGCGTACACGATCGGGATGGAACAGCCGTTCATCGTGATCACTTCCGGGCTCTACGACTTGATGACCCACGACGAACTTCGATTCGTAGTGGGTCACGAGCTGGGCCACGCGCTGTCCGGGCACGCGGTGTACCGCACGATGATGATGCATCTGATGCGGTTGGCACGGTCGTTCGGCATTGTGCCGGTAGGCGGCTGGGCGTTGCGCGCCATCACCGCCGCTCTGCTGGAGTGGCAACGCAAATCCGAGCTGTCCGGTGACCGGGCCGGGCTGCTGTGCAGCCAGGACTTGGACAACGCGATTCGGGTCGAGATGAAGCTCGCCGGCGGTAGCCGGTTGGACAAGCTGGATTCAGAGGCCTTCCTGGCCCAAGCGCGGGAGTACGAACGGTCCGGAGACATGCGCGACGGGCTGCTCAAGCTGCTGAACCTGGAACTGCAGACACACCCGTTCTCGGTGCTGCGCGCCGCCGCCCTGAACAAATGGGTGGACACCGGCGGCTACGGCAAGGTGATGTCCGGCGACTATCCGCGCCGAGCCGACGACGACAAGTCCTCGCTCACCGACGACCTGGGCCAGGCTGCCCGGCACTACCGCGACGGATTCGACCAATCTGACGACCCGCTGATCAAGGGCATCCGCGACGGCCTTGGCGGCTTCGTCGACGGTGTCGGGCGCGCCGCCACGAGCGCGGCCGATTCGCTGGGCCGCAAAATCAGCGAATGGCGGCAGCCCAAATGA
- a CDS encoding EF-Tu/IF-2/RF-3 family GTPase, with protein sequence MFRMTVQDVFFIRGRGIVATGRVEYGQLRVGDQVRINDGPGVRVDAIEAFRKKLDMATAGDNVGLLFKKLSNRDLAAGDVITSAGVFLA encoded by the coding sequence ATGTTTCGCATGACGGTCCAGGACGTGTTCTTCATCCGCGGTCGCGGGATCGTGGCCACCGGCCGCGTGGAATACGGGCAGTTACGCGTCGGTGACCAGGTGCGGATCAACGACGGGCCCGGGGTGCGGGTCGACGCCATCGAGGCGTTCCGCAAGAAGCTGGATATGGCGACTGCCGGTGACAACGTGGGCCTGCTCTTCAAGAAGCTCAGCAACCGCGACCTGGCCGCCGGGGACGTGATCACCTCGGCGGGTGTGTTTCTGGCCTAG
- a CDS encoding C39 family peptidase — MPDVRIAAAARNAVRAALVVAGISIASACGHPAPPEPSTTLSTVIADTTSTNLPVTASPTTVAGMYGDPVAAARYWQQQSLEDNCGLVSVADVVGQITGHAPTEQEMIALAESTPSQTNPGPIYAPANDPSHANGTGGIELGDTIVLLAHYGITSVMTDSTHPDETGLPALQQYLTDNRKIIAWVNSAAIWNSGDQRSTADHFLVVTGIDTKNEIVHLNDPGADHADEQVAVTTFTTAWHTGGDSIVVTAAAG; from the coding sequence ATGCCCGACGTCCGGATCGCAGCCGCCGCGCGCAATGCGGTGCGAGCCGCGTTGGTCGTGGCCGGTATTTCCATCGCCTCGGCGTGTGGCCACCCTGCGCCGCCGGAGCCGTCGACGACGCTGTCGACGGTCATCGCCGACACCACGTCCACCAATCTCCCGGTCACGGCGTCCCCGACCACCGTCGCCGGCATGTACGGCGACCCCGTGGCGGCCGCCAGGTACTGGCAGCAGCAGTCGCTCGAGGACAACTGCGGGCTGGTTTCGGTCGCCGATGTGGTCGGTCAGATCACCGGGCACGCGCCGACCGAGCAAGAGATGATCGCGCTGGCGGAAAGCACTCCTTCGCAGACCAACCCGGGGCCCATCTATGCCCCCGCCAACGACCCGAGCCACGCCAACGGCACCGGGGGCATCGAGCTGGGGGACACGATCGTACTGCTCGCGCACTACGGCATCACATCCGTGATGACCGATTCCACGCACCCCGATGAGACCGGGCTGCCCGCCCTGCAGCAGTACCTCACCGATAACCGCAAGATCATCGCCTGGGTCAATTCCGCGGCCATCTGGAACAGCGGCGATCAGCGCAGCACGGCCGACCACTTCCTCGTCGTCACCGGGATCGACACCAAAAACGAGATCGTCCACCTCAACGACCCCGGCGCCGACCACGCCGACGAGCAGGTCGCCGTGACCACCTTCACGACGGCCTGGCACACCGGCGGGGATTCGATCGTGGTCACTGCCGCCGCGGGTTGA
- a CDS encoding class I SAM-dependent methyltransferase has protein sequence MSGSESGDGHVITHVSDTARLTALHRATESARPDALFSDPLAQRLAGQRGRAIVRHAPWTLRNGWWLVARTKIIDDTLARAIADGCDRVLNLAAGLDTRPYRLNLPSRLRWIEADLPQLLAEKTELLADQTPRCQLTRSAVDLADPLAREAFFTEALDGAANALVLTEGLLMYLDEQDVVALSEAIRRPEVGWWMLDFAGPGLKKMMNNRMAGMLENAPFIFAPDNELAFFESLGWRVTESESLFAAAIRFHRLPKSMRTVAWFPQPDPRHPGRRPWSAVALLTQ, from the coding sequence ATGTCAGGCTCTGAGTCCGGCGACGGGCACGTCATCACGCATGTTTCCGACACGGCCAGGTTGACGGCCCTGCATCGGGCCACCGAATCGGCCCGGCCCGACGCATTGTTCAGCGACCCGCTTGCCCAGCGTCTGGCCGGTCAGCGTGGCCGCGCGATCGTCCGGCACGCGCCGTGGACACTTCGCAATGGTTGGTGGCTGGTCGCGCGCACCAAAATCATCGACGACACCCTTGCCAGGGCAATCGCGGACGGCTGTGACCGAGTGCTCAACCTGGCCGCCGGTCTGGACACTCGACCGTATCGGCTGAATCTGCCCTCTCGATTGCGGTGGATCGAAGCTGATTTGCCGCAGTTGCTCGCCGAAAAAACCGAATTGCTGGCCGACCAGACGCCGCGATGCCAATTGACCCGCAGCGCCGTTGACCTGGCCGACCCGCTTGCTCGCGAGGCGTTCTTTACCGAGGCCCTGGACGGCGCCGCCAATGCGCTGGTCCTGACCGAGGGCCTGTTGATGTATCTCGACGAGCAGGACGTCGTTGCGCTTTCGGAAGCGATACGCCGACCCGAAGTCGGGTGGTGGATGCTCGATTTCGCCGGTCCGGGTCTGAAGAAGATGATGAACAACAGGATGGCCGGCATGCTGGAGAATGCGCCCTTCATCTTCGCGCCCGATAATGAGCTGGCCTTCTTTGAAAGCCTCGGGTGGCGAGTAACCGAATCGGAATCACTGTTTGCGGCCGCAATTCGATTTCACCGGTTACCCAAATCCATGCGCACAGTCGCATGGTTTCCCCAGCCCGATCCACGTCACCCGGGGCGTAGACCATGGAGTGCGGTGGCCCTGCTCACGCAGTGA
- a CDS encoding NAD-dependent epimerase/dehydratase family protein produces the protein MADSKILITGVTGQVATPVARALAADNEVWGIARFTDAAARTGLEEAGVRCQSVNLAAGDFAAIPSDFDYVLNFAVAKSGNWDKDLSANAESVGLLMAWCRGAKAFLHCSSAAVYDPPDDQPRTERAALGDNHRFLFPTYSISKIAGEAVARSTARILEVPTTIARLNVPYGDTGGWPYFHMEMMLAGIPIPVPPGEPARYNPIHQDDIIATIPKLLAVASIPATTVNWAGDQMVSIQEWCAYLGTLIGKVPMFTESDRALRGNPVDLTRMRELIGSATTVDWREGLRRMVARFHPELVHA, from the coding sequence ATGGCCGACTCGAAAATCCTGATTACCGGTGTCACCGGCCAGGTCGCCACGCCCGTCGCCCGGGCTCTGGCGGCCGACAACGAAGTCTGGGGCATCGCCCGCTTCACCGACGCCGCCGCGCGTACCGGCCTCGAGGAGGCCGGTGTTCGCTGCCAATCGGTCAACCTGGCCGCCGGCGACTTCGCCGCGATCCCATCCGATTTCGACTACGTCCTCAACTTTGCGGTGGCCAAAAGCGGTAACTGGGACAAGGACCTGAGCGCCAACGCGGAGTCGGTTGGTCTGTTGATGGCCTGGTGCCGCGGTGCCAAGGCGTTCCTGCACTGCTCATCAGCGGCCGTCTACGATCCGCCGGACGACCAGCCGCGCACCGAGCGTGCGGCCCTCGGCGACAACCACCGGTTTCTGTTCCCCACGTATTCGATCTCCAAGATCGCCGGTGAGGCGGTCGCCCGGTCGACGGCACGGATCCTGGAAGTACCCACCACCATCGCCCGCCTCAACGTGCCGTACGGGGACACCGGCGGGTGGCCGTACTTCCACATGGAGATGATGCTCGCCGGCATTCCGATCCCGGTTCCGCCCGGCGAACCGGCACGCTACAACCCGATACATCAGGATGACATCATCGCCACTATCCCCAAACTGCTTGCAGTGGCATCGATTCCGGCGACCACGGTCAATTGGGCCGGTGACCAGATGGTCAGCATCCAGGAATGGTGCGCCTACCTGGGCACCCTGATCGGCAAGGTGCCGATGTTCACCGAGAGCGATCGGGCGCTGCGCGGGAATCCCGTCGACCTGACCCGGATGCGCGAACTCATCGGCAGCGCAACCACAGTCGACTGGCGCGAGGGATTACGTCGGATGGTGGCCAGATTTCACCCGGAGCTGGTCCACGCCTGA
- a CDS encoding alpha/beta hydrolase → MANQDTAQAAFDNCLQLWTTGTTAGRRAPVLRRPDEVGLDYQDVFFPSMDGVSLEGWFIPAESDRLQPVSGRYIVEEFVKSIGMADGYRKFDDAVHQRTGFHLAEQSPLEHVRAVAVPTLVAQVHDDTMTRPQDVQDIYDAIPVAEKRLYWIEGTERRFDGYNFFGVHPEVPIEWFDKHVN, encoded by the coding sequence ATGGCGAACCAAGACACGGCGCAGGCAGCTTTCGACAATTGTCTGCAACTGTGGACGACCGGCACGACCGCGGGGCGCCGCGCTCCGGTATTGCGCCGCCCCGACGAGGTCGGATTGGACTACCAGGACGTTTTCTTCCCGTCGATGGACGGCGTTTCTCTCGAAGGCTGGTTCATACCGGCCGAGTCGGACCGGCTGCAGCCGGTTTCCGGCCGCTACATCGTCGAGGAATTCGTGAAGAGCATCGGCATGGCGGACGGCTACCGCAAATTCGACGACGCGGTGCACCAACGTACCGGATTCCATCTGGCCGAGCAGTCACCGCTCGAACACGTGCGCGCCGTGGCCGTGCCGACGCTGGTGGCCCAGGTGCACGACGACACGATGACGCGGCCCCAGGATGTGCAGGACATCTACGACGCGATTCCCGTCGCTGAGAAGCGGTTGTACTGGATAGAGGGCACCGAACGCCGGTTCGACGGCTACAACTTCTTCGGAGTGCATCCCGAGGTCCCCATCGAATGGTTCGACAAACACGTCAACTGA
- a CDS encoding glycoside hydrolase family 16 protein, with product MPEMDRRRMMLMAGFGVFGALGVGIPVPEAHAGPSRPDVPAGRTPMPAAPAPNGQSSNYVFHDEFDGPAGSAPDSSKWTIARAREQMKDPTYWERPENVGQYRDDRQNVFLDGHSNLVIRAAKDGGTYYSGKLQSPWRGGIGHTWEARVKLDCLTAGCWPAWWLSNEDRGEIDILEWYGNGSWPSATTVHAKSNGSEWKTHNIALDSGWHTWRCQWDETGMRFWQDYVDGAQPYFTVAAHSLPDWPFNDPGYTVSPVVNLAVAGSGGGDPGPGIYPAQMLVDWVRVW from the coding sequence ATGCCTGAGATGGATCGTCGTCGCATGATGCTCATGGCGGGTTTCGGTGTGTTTGGCGCGCTGGGGGTGGGGATTCCCGTTCCCGAGGCGCATGCCGGCCCGTCCAGGCCCGACGTGCCGGCGGGACGAACGCCCATGCCCGCGGCGCCGGCACCCAACGGTCAGTCGAGCAACTACGTATTCCACGACGAATTCGACGGCCCCGCCGGTTCGGCACCCGACTCGTCGAAGTGGACGATCGCCCGGGCGCGCGAGCAGATGAAGGACCCGACGTACTGGGAGCGGCCCGAGAACGTCGGGCAGTACCGCGACGATCGCCAGAATGTGTTCCTCGACGGGCACTCCAACCTGGTCATCCGGGCCGCAAAAGACGGCGGCACGTACTACTCGGGCAAGCTGCAGAGCCCGTGGCGCGGCGGCATCGGCCACACGTGGGAGGCTCGCGTCAAACTCGACTGCTTGACCGCCGGATGCTGGCCGGCGTGGTGGCTGTCCAACGAAGACCGCGGCGAAATCGACATCCTCGAGTGGTATGGCAACGGCAGCTGGCCCTCGGCCACCACGGTCCATGCCAAATCGAATGGCTCCGAATGGAAGACGCACAACATCGCGCTGGACAGCGGATGGCACACGTGGCGATGCCAATGGGATGAGACCGGCATGCGGTTTTGGCAAGACTACGTCGACGGCGCGCAGCCGTACTTCACGGTGGCGGCGCACTCCCTGCCGGACTGGCCGTTCAACGACCCCGGCTACACCGTGTCTCCGGTGGTGAACCTCGCGGTCGCCGGCTCCGGCGGCGGGGATCCGGGGCCAGGGATCTATCCCGCCCAGATGCTCGTCGACTGGGTGCGGGTCTGGTAG
- a CDS encoding sensor histidine kinase codes for MAYRGRIDLRLASRVLLLQLVLVTLTLVVAFALFAQFNRHRLDLQYGVHALDIARVVASSPTVLTNISRYDQIPLTPSPALVDELATGPLQSVASRVEQRTHVLFVVIANNQGIRLAHPRRDELGGRVSTDPAEALAGHEQVVHQSGTLGRSIVAKVPVVEPGSNRVLGMVSVGISTKAFDEQFSKNLRVLAPLGGAALLIGVAGSVALARRWRGLTLGLRPTEMAELVRTQAAVLHGIGEGVLAADETGNITFVNDEACRLLEIGNDVGRRIDEIGLTPRVLDVFTAAEAAPTLATVGQRIVVASARKVSRDGRELGTVLVVRDRTDVESLTRQLDAVQVMSTALRAQRHEFANRLHLLNGLLHTGHVEQGLQYLEELLGSGPLASAVPGIDTIRDTHLQAFLAAKAAAAREAGVTLRIGENTWITGRLELPVDVTTVVGNLPDNAIDAARVSRNAPREVEIELLQEGSTLHVTVADSGDGVAPEFVEQLFTEGTTTKQDSGIPGGRGIGLALSRQISRSLGGDLWLSSRGDPASPLRGAEFIARLPGVLAEEGQWVGQT; via the coding sequence ATGGCGTACCGGGGTCGTATCGACTTGCGGCTCGCCAGCCGGGTTCTGCTGCTGCAACTCGTGCTCGTGACGCTGACGTTGGTCGTCGCCTTCGCGTTGTTCGCCCAGTTCAATCGGCACCGCTTGGACCTCCAGTACGGTGTTCACGCGTTGGACATCGCGCGCGTGGTGGCGTCGTCCCCGACAGTGCTCACCAACATCTCGCGCTACGACCAGATCCCGTTGACCCCGAGCCCCGCGCTGGTCGACGAGCTGGCGACCGGACCGCTGCAAAGCGTTGCCTCACGAGTCGAGCAACGCACCCATGTGCTGTTCGTGGTCATCGCCAACAACCAGGGCATCCGGCTCGCGCATCCGCGTCGCGACGAGTTGGGTGGTCGGGTCAGTACCGATCCCGCCGAGGCGCTGGCCGGTCACGAACAAGTAGTACACCAGTCCGGCACCCTTGGGCGGTCGATCGTCGCGAAAGTGCCGGTGGTGGAACCCGGTTCAAACCGGGTGCTGGGAATGGTGAGCGTCGGCATCTCCACCAAGGCATTCGATGAACAGTTCTCCAAGAATCTGAGGGTGCTGGCCCCGTTGGGAGGTGCGGCGCTGCTGATCGGTGTGGCCGGGTCGGTGGCGCTGGCCCGCCGCTGGCGCGGGCTGACACTGGGTCTGCGGCCGACCGAGATGGCCGAGCTGGTCCGCACTCAGGCGGCCGTGCTGCATGGCATCGGGGAGGGCGTCCTGGCGGCCGACGAAACCGGAAACATCACCTTCGTCAACGACGAGGCGTGCCGATTGCTCGAGATCGGTAACGACGTGGGCCGCCGCATTGACGAGATCGGGCTGACCCCACGCGTTCTCGACGTGTTCACCGCGGCCGAGGCCGCTCCCACGCTGGCCACGGTCGGCCAACGGATCGTCGTGGCCTCGGCGCGAAAGGTGTCCCGCGACGGGCGCGAGCTGGGAACGGTATTGGTGGTGCGCGACCGGACCGATGTCGAGTCGCTGACCCGCCAACTCGATGCGGTGCAAGTGATGAGCACCGCGCTGCGCGCGCAACGCCATGAGTTCGCCAATCGCCTACACCTGCTGAACGGGCTGTTGCACACCGGCCATGTCGAGCAGGGATTGCAGTATCTGGAGGAGCTGCTCGGGTCGGGGCCGCTGGCATCGGCGGTACCCGGTATCGACACCATCCGCGACACCCATCTGCAGGCGTTTTTGGCGGCCAAGGCCGCGGCCGCCCGCGAGGCCGGGGTCACGTTGCGGATCGGCGAGAACACCTGGATTACCGGCCGGCTCGAGTTGCCCGTCGACGTCACCACCGTGGTGGGCAACTTGCCGGACAATGCCATCGACGCCGCCCGCGTGAGCCGGAACGCTCCCAGGGAAGTGGAAATCGAGCTGCTGCAAGAGGGTTCGACGTTGCATGTCACGGTCGCCGACAGTGGCGACGGCGTGGCACCCGAATTCGTCGAGCAGCTGTTCACCGAGGGCACCACGACCAAGCAGGACTCCGGAATACCGGGCGGGCGAGGTATCGGGCTTGCGTTGTCACGTCAGATCAGTCGTTCCCTGGGCGGCGATCTTTGGCTGTCGAGCCGGGGCGACCCGGCATCACCGCTGCGAGGCGCAGAGTTCATCGCCCGGCTGCCGGGCGTGCTGGCCGAGGAGGGGCAATGGGTGGGTCAGACCTGA
- a CDS encoding L,D-transpeptidase, with protein sequence MTSTDSAELVRRILGISGPRRFLLAVFVVVGVVGAIRIVGLPGCPDCGRSGAAAEASGSAHVTITPGPDAHDVDPVANVVVKADVGTLTEVRMVNDHGTPVPGIMTPDNTVWRPTVPLGYGRTYTLTVSSRGPNGIAAQHVSSFSTLRPSNQTKVSLTTTSQARLREAGTYGAGTVIVARFDEQIADRAAAERQLAVTTEPAVAGSWFWVDDQNAHWRPEHYYAPGTTVTVEAKIYGIALGNGVFGQEDNRVSFRIGNAHIAIADDATKLVSVFDNGALVRTMPTSMGMGGTETVAGRTLSFWTPPGIYTVLDKGNPVVMDSSTFGLPTNSRLGYRENINYATRISTDGIYLHQLDATVWAQGHTDTSHGCLNLNADNAKWFYNFSVPGDVVEVRNSGGPPLQLAQNGDWTLSWDQWRKGSALNGGGH encoded by the coding sequence ATGACGTCCACAGACAGCGCTGAGCTCGTTCGGCGGATACTGGGCATCAGCGGGCCGCGCCGTTTCCTGCTGGCCGTATTCGTCGTCGTCGGGGTGGTCGGTGCGATTCGGATCGTCGGGTTGCCGGGTTGCCCGGACTGCGGTAGGTCCGGGGCCGCGGCGGAGGCGTCTGGATCCGCACACGTGACGATCACCCCCGGACCCGACGCCCATGATGTCGACCCGGTTGCGAACGTGGTGGTGAAAGCCGATGTGGGAACGCTGACCGAGGTCCGCATGGTCAATGACCACGGCACACCGGTGCCGGGCATCATGACCCCGGACAACACCGTGTGGAGACCCACCGTGCCCCTGGGCTACGGACGCACCTACACCCTGACGGTGTCCAGCCGTGGACCCAACGGTATTGCCGCGCAACACGTGTCGTCGTTTTCCACGCTGCGGCCGTCCAACCAGACCAAGGTCTCTCTGACCACCACCTCGCAGGCCCGGCTGCGCGAGGCCGGCACTTACGGCGCCGGAACGGTGATCGTCGCCCGCTTCGACGAACAGATCGCTGACCGCGCCGCCGCCGAGCGACAGCTGGCGGTGACGACCGAACCCGCGGTCGCCGGCTCCTGGTTCTGGGTCGACGACCAGAACGCCCACTGGCGACCCGAGCATTACTACGCGCCGGGCACCACCGTCACCGTCGAGGCAAAGATCTACGGAATCGCCTTGGGCAACGGCGTATTCGGGCAAGAAGACAACCGGGTGTCATTTCGCATCGGCAACGCGCACATCGCTATTGCCGACGACGCCACCAAGCTGGTCAGCGTGTTCGACAACGGCGCCCTGGTCCGCACCATGCCCACCTCCATGGGGATGGGCGGCACCGAAACGGTGGCCGGGCGCACCCTGTCCTTCTGGACGCCCCCCGGCATCTACACCGTGCTCGACAAGGGCAACCCGGTGGTGATGGACTCGTCGACCTTCGGGCTGCCCACGAATTCCCGCCTCGGATATCGCGAGAACATCAACTACGCCACCCGCATCAGCACCGACGGCATCTATCTGCATCAGCTTGACGCGACGGTGTGGGCTCAGGGCCACACCGATACCTCGCACGGATGCCTGAACCTCAACGCCGACAACGCGAAATGGTTCTACAACTTCTCCGTGCCCGGCGACGTGGTCGAGGTCCGCAACAGCGGCGGACCGCCGTTGCAGCTGGCACAGAACGGCGACTGGACCCTGAGTTGGGACCAGTGGCGCAAGGGCAGCGCCTTGAATGGCGGCGGTCACTAA
- a CDS encoding cutinase family protein — protein MRAPLAVKSVEQLLVAAAVSAALAIAAAVVPPGAPGAPRRASAASCPQVEVVFARGRLESPGPGVIGNAFISTLASKVGGRSMGSYAVKYPADTEVDVGANDMSRHVQYMINACPATRLVLGGYSLGAAVTDVVLAVPMSAFGFDSPLPPGADEHIAAVALFGNGSQWVGPITNFSPVYNDRTIELCHGSDPVCNPADPNTWKQNWPQHNPSAYIQAGMVNQAADFVAGKL, from the coding sequence GTGCGCGCTCCGCTTGCCGTGAAGTCGGTTGAACAATTGTTGGTGGCTGCTGCAGTCTCTGCCGCGCTGGCGATCGCCGCGGCCGTGGTGCCGCCCGGCGCGCCGGGCGCCCCGCGGCGGGCCAGTGCGGCAAGTTGCCCGCAGGTGGAAGTCGTCTTCGCGCGCGGCAGATTAGAGTCGCCTGGGCCCGGCGTGATCGGCAATGCGTTCATCAGCACTCTCGCCTCCAAGGTTGGCGGTAGGAGCATGGGCAGCTATGCCGTCAAATACCCGGCCGACACCGAGGTCGACGTCGGCGCCAACGACATGAGCCGCCATGTTCAGTACATGATCAATGCCTGCCCGGCCACCCGGCTGGTGCTCGGCGGCTACTCCCTCGGGGCCGCGGTCACCGACGTGGTGCTTGCGGTGCCGATGTCCGCATTTGGGTTCGACAGCCCGCTGCCCCCCGGTGCCGACGAGCACATCGCCGCCGTCGCGTTGTTCGGCAACGGAAGTCAGTGGGTGGGTCCGATCACCAACTTCAGCCCGGTCTACAACGACAGGACCATCGAGCTGTGCCACGGCTCCGACCCCGTCTGCAACCCGGCCGACCCGAACACGTGGAAGCAGAACTGGCCGCAACATAACCCCAGCGCCTACATCCAGGCAGGCATGGTAAACCAGGCAGCGGACTTCGTCGCCGGCAAGCTCTAG